A single window of Mycobacterium sp. ITM-2016-00318 DNA harbors:
- a CDS encoding aromatic ring-hydroxylating dioxygenase subunit alpha — translation MSHNSLVTKPESGHWTDAYPELGRGPVSLEDCVSTEFYEKEREHVFRKTWLYMGRVEQVPKSGSYFTRELRFLNTSIIIVRGKDDVIRAMHNICPHRGNKLLWEDDPFKEVSGRAPLLYCRFHGWRYKLDGSLHSATRKDLLLDFDADSCRVPAVQCEVWEGFIFVNLNPHNTEPLSSFVGELAHDIEGYPFHGPHQVYRFKAELQCNWKIFLDGFAESYHGPYLHASSFGALTAEAREAFDQPNPFTDALAYQLKGPHRMFSFSGEPSQKTPYSKPIECVFEASAAGPWNKKIDRGPMPPGINPTGSEKYGFDSYQFFPNFVLIFGASGFTVHTHWPTGPHSHIFETEAYYQPPTTHKERLGQELTMTFLNDIILEDASPSEGLQAMLNSGALTHFTMNDEEILLRHLHKTVADYVEAGEAAR, via the coding sequence ATGAGTCACAACAGCCTGGTGACCAAACCCGAAAGCGGACACTGGACCGACGCCTACCCGGAGTTGGGCCGCGGGCCGGTCTCGCTCGAGGACTGTGTCTCGACGGAGTTCTACGAGAAGGAACGCGAGCACGTCTTCCGCAAGACCTGGCTCTACATGGGCCGGGTCGAACAGGTTCCCAAGTCGGGCAGCTACTTCACCCGCGAACTGCGGTTCCTCAACACTTCGATCATCATCGTGCGCGGCAAGGACGACGTGATCCGCGCGATGCACAACATCTGCCCGCACCGCGGAAACAAGTTGCTGTGGGAGGACGATCCCTTCAAGGAGGTGTCGGGTCGCGCGCCGCTGCTGTACTGCCGCTTCCACGGCTGGCGCTACAAGCTGGACGGCTCACTGCACTCGGCGACCCGCAAGGATCTGCTTCTCGACTTCGACGCCGACAGTTGCCGGGTGCCTGCCGTGCAATGTGAAGTGTGGGAAGGCTTCATCTTCGTCAACCTCAACCCGCACAACACCGAGCCTTTGTCGTCGTTCGTCGGTGAGCTGGCGCACGACATCGAGGGCTATCCGTTCCACGGGCCGCACCAGGTGTACCGATTCAAGGCCGAACTGCAGTGCAACTGGAAGATCTTCCTCGACGGTTTTGCCGAGAGCTACCACGGTCCATACCTGCACGCGTCGTCATTCGGTGCTCTGACCGCGGAGGCCAGAGAGGCCTTCGACCAACCCAACCCGTTCACCGACGCGCTGGCCTACCAGCTCAAGGGCCCGCACCGGATGTTCTCGTTCTCCGGTGAACCGTCGCAGAAGACGCCGTACTCCAAGCCCATCGAGTGCGTTTTCGAGGCCAGCGCGGCGGGTCCGTGGAACAAGAAGATCGATCGCGGGCCGATGCCGCCGGGTATCAATCCCACCGGGTCGGAGAAATACGGCTTCGACTCCTATCAGTTCTTCCCGAACTTCGTGCTGATCTTCGGCGCGTCCGGGTTCACCGTTCACACGCACTGGCCCACCGGTCCGCATTCGCACATCTTCGAGACGGAGGCGTACTACCAACCGCCCACCACTCACAAGGAGCGGCTGGGCCAGGAGCTGACGATGACGTTCCTCAACGACATCATCCTCGAGGACGCCAGCCCCTCGGAGGGCTTGCAGGCCATGCTGAACAGCGGCGCCCTCACACACTTCACGATGAACGACGAGGAGATCCTGCTGCGTCATCTGCACAAGACCGTCGCGGACTACGTCGAAGCAGGGGAGGCGGCACGATGA